Within Zootoca vivipara chromosome 17, rZooViv1.1, whole genome shotgun sequence, the genomic segment ataCGGCTGTGGCAGATCCCACGTGCAGGCAGGCACACTATTGCAAGGGGAGTGCCTTCTGACGTCGATTTCATATTGTGCATCATAGGGAAACCCATCGAGGTAAAGGAGATCAGCATCCATTGCTTCTTTCTGAAAGCAGCGCCAGGCCTCCCTCCGCCTCGTCCAGTCCAGCCCGCCTGGAGGGCACCGAGCACGTGGCTCGCCCGGGCGGGCATTGGGTACGTGCAGCCTGGCACAGGCGCCCCCACCATCACCGCCCGCCTGCCGCATCCCCGCGCCCTGCGTTTctgagcagcggcagcagctccAGAAACGGAGCCCCAGCCAAGCACGGTCCCGTTAGGCAGCgcccccatccccccaccccgggGACTCGCTcagggctgcagctgctgccccctcCGCCTGCTGCAGCTGCGGCCCCTTTAAGAGCGCGGGGGAGGGAGGAGTCCCCGGCGCGCTCTCGGGCGCAGCCCTACAAAGCGGGGAGGCAGCTCCCATTTTGCACGCAGTTTGCAGCCAGCCAGACACATAGCCAGCCAAGATGCCCATGTTCGTGGTCAACACCAACGTGAGCCGGGACGCCGTGCCCGAGAGCCTCCTCGGCGAGCTCACCCAGCAGCTAGCCAAGGCGACCGGCAAGCCAGCCCAggtgagaggcgggggggggggggaaggagtgacactctgcacgcgctcagggGCTTCTTTCCGCATCTGATCTCTAAACCGGGAGACTCCCGCCTGCTCGCCGGCGCTCCTTTTCAACCAACCAGCTCTCCATCTGCCGGTGGCAGAAACTAGGCGGCTAGGAAGCCGGGGTTGGGCGCCTGAATCTGGATCAGGGAGAGGGCCACTAACCTTTGCAGAGATTTCCGGGCGGAGGAAGTCCCAGTAGCGGGAGAAGCGAGTTTGCAGAAAGGGTGGGCGCGCGCAAACACATGTAGACTCATacaattgtagatttggaagagatcccccccccaaggccatccagcccaacccccttcgATGCAGGCATCTCAATACCGTAAACTGCTTTAGCTTTCAAACGtgttagcagttttattgctgcaccgcTAGgtgccacttaaaaaaaaactttaaagatTTGTATAAACAATTCCTGCTCCAGAACCTCAACCGCCAGGCGCAGCCATAAAAGTATTTtgtttgctgcccccccccccgcagtacATTGCCATCCACATCGTGGCTGACCAGCTGATGTCCTTCGGAGGCTCCTCTGATCCCTGtgccctctgcagcctccacAGCATCGGCAAGATTGGCGGGCAGCAGAACAAGGCCTACACGAAGCTGCTGTGTGAGCTGCTGACCAAGCAGCTGCACATACCTGCAGACAGGTGAGCTGCAAGCCAAGAGGCAGTGCTGGCTGGGAAGGGGAGCATCTTTGTTGAATTGCAGGGTGTTATTTTCTGAAGGCTAAAAAAAAGCCAAGCAGCCCAGGGGCTGCTCACTGCTGAATGCATGTCTGGGAAccacatttctatttaaaaaaaagcacttgcATCTCATAAAAGAGCAGGAAGGTATAAAcaattggcatccatctgtttcaagagacaatagatctagttacaggtaggtagccgtgttggtctgagtcgaagcaaaataaaaaaattccttcagtagcaccttaaagaccaactaagtttttattttggtatgagctttcgtgtgcatgcacacttcgtcagatacactgaaacagaatcaaccagacccttatttatattcagagggtggggggtgggggtgggaatgggtcatgggctgataggagtggtgaacctgttgatggctgttaactactgctgactgcaattggtcctgcggggggggggggaagcaaggcacaaaagaaagctagatcatgcataatgaggcacaaacgaaagctagatcatgcacaatgagataagaatccgatatctctattcatcccaggtggctccgtggttttaagcttggtaataagtcccaattcagcaatttctctttcttgtctgtttctgaaatttttctgtaataaaacagctgctttgagatcttgtatagaatgtcccaggacacttagttggtctttaaggtgctactgaaggaatttttttttttattttgttaagagaCAATAGAGTGTGCCTCcaagagtgaagtcaaaccactgtgtcagcagcactgaagtgacctcccctgggaacaagcctgggcagtgtatatggaggtcctgggctgcccagacaacaagaccttgctgatgtggtccaaagcaaagcagagcaataaGTTTTGCACCAGCTTGTCTCCAGGAGTTTCCAGaaagaggtgtacaaggcaccatccaaccgtatTAGGTTCTTCACAGCAGTAAAATACCACAGGGAGGTGGACTGCAGCTCAGCTGGAGAACATTTGCAAGCAGGAGCATCTCCAAGTTAGGCTGAAAGAGACTCCTtgctgaaacccaggagagccatTGCTTGCCCACCAAACTAATAAGCTAGCTGGACCCAACGGTCTAACTCGttgagcagcttcctatgttcatcaaAAGCAGTGCAGAGGTCCCATGATGAAAGAGAAGCAAGACTGTCGGGAACTAAGAGTCATTTCTCGCAGCGTTAGGATTCTCCTCCAGCAAAGGTGGGGGAACATGTGTCGCttaactccagctcccattactCCTGCTTCGTGACCACACTTGAGTCCTAGCATCTCAAGaggtacaggttccccatccctgggcagGTGTGGGAGCCACATGTAACGCTGGTGCTCTCTTGGGCtgatttttgctgttttgcttcttttgtaGAGTCTACATCAATTACGTTGACATGAACGCCGCTAATGTGGGTTGGAACGGCTCCACCTTTGCCTAATCTGCTCCTTCCTGCACAGCCACCCTGGTGGACCTGCTGCCCCCTTGTGTTTGCCGGCAATCACTACCACCTCTTCCTCTTGATGGTTCTTTTTAGCAGAGCCTGTTGCATGCATCATttctgaaatgcaaataaaagcTCTGGCGGAAGCTGTACAAGTGCAAAGTGTTTCTgtgatggggggtggggatggccCTAACATGCTAGAAGAGGAGTTCTATTTTGCAGGGGCCTTTGAGATGGCAGACTGCTGGGTCTCACTGTTGTGGCTAGTTCAGTAGAGGTACTAACGCTGTGGGCATATTAGACATTTAAGGCACATGatcttcccccacctcccttcccctcctctcgaAAAGAATCCCAGGAGGAGTCACACTTTCTTAAGGgcattgggaattgtagctctgtgaggggtaaactacagttcccaagattcttgggggagtcatgtgctttaaatgtatggggtgcgCACCACCTAAATTACCACCAGGGGCAGGAAATGGGCAGATGCTGCCCACTCCAGCCACTCCCATGCTCTGGACTAGGGATCTTGtactccaacaacacctggaggactgtATCTTGCATCCCCCCTTTATACCGGCCATCCAGTTTGGGGCCAATAGGAGGATGGAGCTCATTGACCTCCAGAGGGCCATGGGTCCTcctagacagggccgtcttaagtgcccctggcgcgccggatccctccggcgccccccccccccgtttcccagccaggtgggcaCAGGGCGGCTGTCACAGGTGCtgctgcgcagcgggcgggcaggcacagcgcggttgccgtgggcgcggCGGGCCGGCGcagtggtgccctgcaccacccagcctggccgtagggccagccctggatgTGTTAGTTGATAGGTGGTCTTGCGTATACAGAAAAATGGGGTCCAGTTTTTTGCCACctctttgggaagggggggggggaacgagctCCACCTGGTAATCCACAAAAGTCCCAAGGCCTGCCTCCAAATTGCTCTTTCAGGGATGTGACTTATAAGTGTCAACTCCTGTAACACTTAGCCAACctgccaaaggaaacacaaaaggTCCTGCATTCGTGTTCTCACACTGGCTAAACAGATGCTGATGCTGctttttggcaatcactcatagccgagtaagattgtattccataaacacagttttaacagtgagtccataagtgactgtggaggccaattctggatccacatgtccttccagagtagggacataggtttccaggcgggagggtttgccaagcatgccttcctcttagcatgtttctccctttcgccggagttgagtgtcttcaaagcccatgacacctttggtaaaggctgttctccaactggaacgtgcaggccagtgtttcccaattgtcagtgtttatactacattttttaaggtttgccttgagagagtctttgaacctcttttgttgaccaccagctttaCGCTTTCCATTACATCATGACCAATCCGACACCGTTAGTCACACTGGCTAAACAGatgcaatacccccccccccaggaaggctCAAAAGGGCCCCTCCTTTGCCCCCTCCCCGAATCCGCCCAAGTTCCCTTTGGGCTGCCCTTACTCCTGCCGGGAGCGGGTTCCCACACCGGCCTCCCGCGCTGCCAGTTGTGAATGGGGAGAGCGCGGTCGCCCGACATTGGCCAGCGCGGGGATTGCGTCACTCGGTAGCGACAGGAACCGAGTTCAGGCCAGCCACGAGGCGGTGCACCTCATCTGCATACCTCGGTCCTGATTGGCCCACTTCCGTAAGCCGCCGATGTCGTAATCGTTAAGGGACGACGTCGGCGTTCATCGCTAGGCGCCGGCGGAGGGAAAAGAGCAGGCATGGCGCTCTTCGTCGTTCCCAGGTGAGAAGGGGGCCGGTCATGCGGCCCGCGGCTGCCTGGTTCGGGTCCAGGCGGCGCTGAGGCTTCCGCGAACGAGCCCCGGGTGGGACCGCGAGGGAGGAGGCCGAGGGGGGTCTTCGCTGCCTCTTGGGCTGCGGGCAAATGTGGATGTTTGGCTTGAAATTCGAGCCGAGCTGTGAGTGGGAAAGGGGCTTCGCGGTCAGATGACAGCGGTGGCGGCCAGGATGATTTCCACTGCAGCCCCTCAAAACACTTTTTAAGGACTTGGAGGTGCGGCTGGCATCAGCAGCATCCTCATTACTATTATTTacccccttcatccgaagatcgcaGGGCGGTTCACAATGCAATCATACAAAAAAGGGAACACAAATGCATAATCAAAGAACCAACCAATAGCCCCAccccaaatacatttaaaaggccataaacttACTTAATCAGCCAAAGTCCTCGTTATGGAGGAGcgcttttgcctggcgcctaaagatatgtaatgaaggcgtcaggtgagcctcccaggggagagcattccacacgtggggagccaccccagaaaaggcccgtttttgtgttgccaccctccagacttctcgaGGGAGCACATGAAGacgggcctcagaggatgattgcaggatccaggtcagttcatatggggttcatatggatttattattatttttattgaatttatatactgccctatacccacaggtctcagggcagttcacagaataaaatcagaatataaaaccacaaatacatgaatcaaaataaaaacaacaaccaataaaaGAATAACCCCGTCcttggtccttaaggtattgtggTAAATGGAACAGCAGGACGCTGTTAAGTCGGTGTCAGTAGCAGCACTGGGAGAGAAGTGATTAACTCATTTCAGGATGTTTTTGTGATCAGAATTACGCACAATAATTCCCACCACCATAAATTATGAAAGCATTTAATCACCTCTTCCTGTTCTTTGGCTGTAGTCATCTTCACGGCACTCCCCcaattgtgtttctttttttttaaaaaaaatttaataaaCTAATATGGCAGGAGACTAATCCCTTGCAGTGTTGCCCAGTGTTTTTATAGCTAATTTCTCTCAGCATCTCTCCTGCCCCCATGCAGTACTATGATTATAACACCACTggtctactttgcagggctgtggTCAGTCAGAGCTCACCCCACCCTCTGTGTATTATCCATGTTGTGGCAATCTCCCAAAGTGTTCCAGAAACTTCCCCTGGTCCAAACCTCTATTGTGGTTTTCAACTGGATAAGAAtaggcaaaaattaaaatacagtggtaccttgggttacagacgctttaggttacagactccactaacccagaaatagtacctcgggttaagaactttgtttcaggatgagaacagaaaccactGTACAGCAAATCTATGTCTTAACCACCCacctaaaaatgaaaaatgaaggtgCCCAATTTAACTTTGGGGGAAGGAGTTCCACTGTTGGGGTGCTACCACCAAAGAAAACCCTTGTTAGTGGAGTACTGAAACCATTGTGAAATCCACAGGTATCTCGGTGACAAAGACAATGACCTCGAAGACCACTCGCAAGTGCTCTTGCGACAGCTGCAGGAACGCATAAGAGCTcgacagcagcagaagcagcagcagcagcaggatgatCACATGCCTGCAGAAAGTGGACCAGATAATGAAATGCCTGACTTGGACTTAGAgaaaaaagcaaagcaggagtCCAGAAAGAGGAAGCAGACTGAGGAATCCCCTTTAATAGGAGGCcatagaaagagaaagaagaaattaTGCACTGAAGGGGGTGAAGGTATGGAAGAGAAAGACGGTGATCCTAGTCTAAGAAGAAGTAAAACAAGTGGAGAGGAATCCAAAACACCACAAGGAAGGACTGATGGAGGGGAAGGTAAAATAAATTGCGGGTGGAAACTGGGAGCTACATTCAGTCTCTGTCATTTCTGGGCAGCGCTCAGTCAACAAAATGATAGTATCTGCTCAGGCGCACCCCCGAAAAATCAGGCCAGTGATGCTCATCTTTTTAGAGATAGGAAGGCACAGTCTAAGAATAAATGTGTACCATAAAGATTGGCTCTGACTTCTGGAATGAAGCGAAGGgctgtagagcacctgctttgcatgcagaaggttccaggttcagtctggGATATCCTGGCAGGGTTGGGGGTGTCCTCtgtctggagagcctctgccagtcagtgtaaactaGGAGTGGGGAACtcctgaccttccagatgttgccagactacaatcTCCCAGCAGCCCTAtgtagcatggtcaatggccagggatgatgggagttgtagttcagcaacatctcgaggaccaaaggttcctcacactcattgtagacaaaactgagctagatagaccctagtggtctgactcaatctaaggcagtgtttcccaaccttgtgcctccagctgttttgggactacaactcccatcatccctagctagcaaggccagtggtcaggaatgatgggaattgtagtccgaaaacagctggagacacaaggttgggaaacactgatctaaggcATCTTCCTAATGAGAATCATAATTCAGGAAgagtttatttattgaaattGTTTTTGGCCTACTCTTCATCTGAGAAGGACTCCCTGAGTGGCTTACCGTATTCAATAATAACACCATATCTGTCCAGGAGAAGCCACCAATAGAGATTTCTGCTTCCCCAGTGTGGTGTGTTCAGCAAAACTCCTGTTGTGATCTCATGAGTCACTTTCACCCACCTTCTCTTGCCTCTTGTGTGAGCAGTGGCTGGTGTGGATTAGCCCTCACTTCTCCCCTTGAGACTCCCACTTGCTATAAAGTGAGCAGCTGCCTGCTTCTTTGGCTCTGTTGATTGGCACGAGGAAGGGTGgggtgagcggggggggggggaggaacgggACAAACTCCTTTCTGTGCATTTTTGGGGCCCTTTCCCACCTTGGGCCCaaccatcccccccacccccagctcacctttccctctctctttttgaaaatgCCACAAGCACGCCTTCTTCTTAAACTCAGGCCGCTTGTCTTGTTCATGTTGCTTTTACCAGGAAGTGAAATTAAGTTAGATAGCCATCTAGAAAATGACAGCTCAGCTGGAGAGAGGAAGGATGGCTTGGAATCCAGAGCAAACGAGAGCCACGGTGAAGAGGAGGAGACGCTGAAGTCGCCAGAGGATCCAAAGGaaacccccccacctcccaacacAATTGTTATTGGCGACTGGGGTCTGAAGGCagcgcagaagaagaagaaggtagcTCACTTAAGGCTTGAGCTGATAGTCTGTTCTCAACATGCTTTGTCAAAGGCTCAGCCACACTGCTCTGCTGTGAGGTCAGTGATGCTTCTTTACTGAAGCAACCCTTGGAGGGTCAAGGTGACAGCTGGGTTTGGCTATCTGTTCATTGCAGGGATTGGAAACCTGTGGTGCTCCCtagatgatgctgaactacaattcccatcatccctgaacattggtcatAGCGGCTGTGACTGATGGGGGCTGGAATCCAAtagctggagggctgcagatatccccctccccaccgctAATGTTCATATTAATAATAAGCACATGTAtagcttgggacccaggtggcgctgtggttaaaccactgagcctagggcttgctgatcagaaggttggcggttcgaatccctgtgacggggtgagctcccgttgcttggtcccagctcctgccaacctagcagttcgaaagcacatcaaaatgcaagtagataaataggaaccgctacagcgggaaggtaaacggcgtttccatgtgctgctctggtttgccagaagcggctttgtcatgctggccacatgacctggaagctgtacgccggctccatcggccaataatgcgagatgagcgtgcaaccccagagtcggtcacgactggacctaatggtcatgggtccctttacctttaccttatagctTGCTTCATATCACAGAGCCATCAAAGCCTTGGTTTGGTGCCTGAGCATAGCACCCTTTTAATTCCTTTACCCCATTAGTTTCCTCTCTTTTTCGACAACCGGGACCAAACCTTGTTGAAGCTCAATAGAGGGAGATTCCATGGAAGCAAAACCTTTCAGCTGGGACATTGGGCCTGGATTTGCCCTCAGGGTGGAGTTGCAATGTTCCTTGTGGCATCTTGTGTGGGGGCAGAGGTGTGTGCGCGCCTGCAGTTCTCTTGAGTCCACAGTTCCAGCATCACATGTGTGTCTGTCATTTCCAGGTGGAGCCTCTTCTGCCACGCTGGCTGGCTGAACCTAAGTTGGTCCAGAGGCGGATCAAAGAGAATGTTGTCCCACTCCAAGATGTTCCAGTAATCCATCCAAAATTGAGGAAGAAACTGCAAGCAAATGGAATAGAGTCTTTGTTTCCAGGTATCATCAtagtgggatttccccccccccctcttctatgCTTTTAAACCCGTATTTAGAAGATGGCCAGAGTTTGGGAGATGGATGGATACCAATGGTTTATGCCTAGCAGACAGGGACCTCTGCTCTTTAAATGAACGTTGATGGGAGTCGCTCCCATTGGTGCTTCAGTTGTAACCTCTCTGCAGTGTTTGATGTGGTGTCAAACTGAGGAAGCACAGTTTTATCCACAGCAAATTATTTAGCTGGGCTAGAATGTCAATGAAATACCTGGATGTAAACGTGGACCTGCACCTCTCATCCCACAGCAAGTTCCACCTCAAGTGTGTGGATCCATTCGAATGTGATGAGAGAGAAGCAACCCCACCTTTCTCAGAACTCTGGTTGCAAAGGAGCCAGAGGGCTGTAGGTATCCTTCACGACACCATTTAATAAATTCTGCCCAGAAATAATGAGCCAGCTGCTGGCCCTGGCCCTGGACCTTTGTTCTGGGTGCTCCAGGAATCTCTCTATAAAGAGATCAAGGGTGATTCCCCAAGACACCTAAGTGCCCAGAAATACTTTCCATAGGGCCACCCCCCTCCACTTCTCATGGCAAttccaagctctctctctcttgtatggTGAGGCTAGGCTGGAGTTGACATGTCTGGAGAGAAGACTTAAAAGTGGATTTATTGATGGAATGTGAAGC encodes:
- the MIF gene encoding macrophage migration inhibitory factor, with protein sequence MPMFVVNTNVSRDAVPESLLGELTQQLAKATGKPAQYIAIHIVADQLMSFGGSSDPCALCSLHSIGKIGGQQNKAYTKLLCELLTKQLHIPADRVYINYVDMNAANVGWNGSTFA